One Triticum dicoccoides isolate Atlit2015 ecotype Zavitan chromosome 5B, WEW_v2.0, whole genome shotgun sequence genomic window carries:
- the LOC119307088 gene encoding zeamatin-like: protein MPAGTAGARVWPRTGCTFDGSGRGRCITGDCSGALACSVSGQQPTTLAECMLGRGGSRDFFDLSVIDGFNTPMSFRPVGGAPCRAATCAVDITRECLPELQVPGGCASACGKFGGDMYCCRGQFEHNCPPTNYSRFLKGKCPDAYSYA, encoded by the coding sequence ATGCCCGCCGGCACAGCGGGCGCCAGGGTGTGGCCGCGCACCGGATGCACCTTCGACGGCAGCGGCCGGGGCCGGTGCATCACGGGCGACTGCAGCGGCGCGCTGGCTTGCAGCGTGTCCGGCCAGCAGCCCACCACTCTGGCCGAGTGCATGCTGGGGCGGGGCGGGAGCCGGGACTTCTTCGACCTGTCCGTCATCGACGGCTTCAATACGCCCATGAGCTTCCGGCCCGTCGGTGGCGCGCCATGCCGTGCAGCGACCTGCGCCGTGGACATCACCAGGGAATGCCTGCCAGAGCTGCAGGTGCCCGGAGGGTGCGCGAGCGCGTGCGGCAAGTTCGGCGGCGACATGTACTGCTGCCGGGGCCAGTTCGAGCACAACTGCCCGCCGACGAACTACTCGAGGTTCTTGAAGGGCAAGTGCCCCGACGCCTACAGCTACGCTTAG